In Anaerolineales bacterium, one DNA window encodes the following:
- the dprA gene encoding DNA-processing protein DprA — protein sequence MDDKKYWIGFNLIKGIGAVRMQGLVAYFGNLESAWDADPDSLVEAGLGSKVIERVLAARETVNLDKVWEKIESQGIKVLTWDDEEYPTRLKEIDQPPPVLYIRGEYLPDDLFAVAVVGTRKVTPYGRQVTEEIALFLAANGMTVISGLARGVDAIAHQAALKAGGRTMGILGSGVDKIYPPEHRRLAEQMMERGAIISDYAVGTPPDASNFPPRNRIISGLSLAVVVVEAAETSGALITAEFAAEQGREVFAVPGSILAPQSKGTNRLIQKGAQPLLTPADLMQALDLTRIGAQKSARKILPADEIEARVFNVLGSEPLHVDEIRSMADLPIEKISATLALMELKGMVRQVGGMNYVAVREAQADYNI from the coding sequence ATGGACGATAAAAAATACTGGATCGGCTTTAACTTAATCAAGGGTATCGGCGCAGTCCGTATGCAGGGGCTGGTCGCTTATTTTGGCAATCTCGAATCCGCCTGGGATGCCGACCCTGATTCCCTGGTTGAGGCAGGTTTGGGCTCAAAAGTGATCGAAAGAGTCCTCGCGGCGCGGGAAACTGTCAACCTCGATAAAGTCTGGGAGAAGATCGAGTCGCAGGGAATCAAAGTCCTGACATGGGATGATGAAGAATATCCAACCCGCTTGAAGGAAATAGACCAGCCGCCGCCAGTGTTATACATCCGCGGCGAATATCTGCCCGACGACCTCTTTGCCGTGGCGGTCGTTGGCACACGCAAGGTCACACCGTATGGCAGGCAGGTGACGGAGGAAATCGCCTTGTTTCTTGCGGCGAATGGGATGACGGTGATCAGCGGGCTTGCGCGGGGTGTGGATGCCATCGCGCATCAGGCCGCGCTGAAAGCGGGCGGGCGGACGATGGGTATTCTCGGGTCTGGAGTGGATAAGATCTATCCGCCGGAACATCGCAGGCTTGCCGAACAAATGATGGAACGCGGTGCAATCATCAGTGATTACGCGGTGGGCACGCCGCCCGACGCATCCAATTTTCCGCCGCGTAACCGCATCATTTCGGGATTGTCCTTGGCGGTGGTGGTGGTCGAAGCGGCTGAAACGAGCGGTGCGTTGATCACGGCTGAGTTCGCCGCCGAACAGGGACGCGAAGTGTTTGCTGTGCCCGGAAGCATCCTTGCGCCGCAATCCAAAGGTACCAACCGATTGATCCAAAAAGGCGCACAGCCGTTGTTGACCCCCGCTGACCTGATGCAGGCGCTTGATCTAACCCGTATCGGCGCACAAAAATCTGCGCGAAAGATCCTGCCCGCCGACGAGATCGAGGCGCGTGTTTTTAATGTGCTGGGGAGCGAGCCATTGCATGTGGACGAGATCCGCAGCATGGCCGACTTGCCAATTGAAAAAATTTCTGCTACGCTTGCGCTTATGGAATTGAAGGGCATGGTGCGTCAGGTAGGCGGCATGAATTATGTCGCGGTGCGCGAAGCGCAGGCGGACTATAATATCTGA
- a CDS encoding mannose-1-phosphate guanylyltransferase, with the protein MKNTYAVIMAGGGGTRLWPISRKERPKQLLPLLGQETLFQSTVARLKNLFPPERILVVTVEEQAREMKQQALEIPEENYLIEPAPRGTASVVGLAAAVLLKRDPNASMAILPSDHFVRNVDLFHYLLNAAFEVAQDGYLVTLGITPTAPSTAYGYIQQGKPVDGGYKYPVYTVVRFKEKPDEQTAQQLLRSGDHSWNSGMFIWRADVILNEIGKQMSALNDALNKISSVWGTAEQDSVLRDIWHDLTNETVDYGIMEHAERVTVLPAGGLGWSDVGMWSSLFEVLLPDMNGNVATNSILHLAHETHNTLVYGGNGERLIVTIGVDDMVIVDGGDVLMVCKTDQTQKVRDVVEHLKKHRQEKYL; encoded by the coding sequence ATGAAAAACACATATGCTGTCATTATGGCGGGCGGAGGCGGGACTCGCCTCTGGCCCATATCACGAAAGGAACGCCCCAAGCAGCTACTGCCACTGCTTGGGCAGGAGACGTTGTTTCAAAGCACGGTTGCGCGGTTAAAGAATCTCTTCCCGCCTGAACGGATATTGGTGGTGACGGTGGAGGAACAGGCTCGCGAGATGAAGCAGCAGGCGCTTGAAATCCCCGAAGAAAATTATTTGATCGAGCCTGCGCCGCGCGGGACCGCATCCGTGGTTGGTTTGGCGGCGGCTGTTTTATTGAAACGCGATCCCAATGCTTCGATGGCGATCCTGCCTTCGGACCATTTCGTCCGCAACGTGGACCTGTTCCATTATCTGCTCAACGCCGCATTTGAAGTTGCGCAGGACGGCTATCTCGTGACGCTCGGGATTACGCCGACGGCTCCATCCACGGCGTACGGCTATATCCAGCAAGGCAAACCCGTGGATGGCGGCTATAAGTATCCCGTTTATACGGTGGTGCGCTTCAAGGAAAAGCCCGACGAGCAGACCGCACAGCAGTTGCTTCGCAGCGGCGATCATTCGTGGAATAGCGGCATGTTCATCTGGCGGGCGGATGTGATTCTAAACGAGATCGGGAAGCAAATGTCCGCGCTGAATGACGCGTTGAACAAGATCTCATCTGTATGGGGAACAGCGGAGCAGGATTCCGTTTTGCGGGACATATGGCACGACCTTACGAATGAGACAGTGGATTACGGCATTATGGAACATGCGGAACGGGTCACTGTGCTGCCGGCAGGCGGATTGGGCTGGAGCGATGTGGGGATGTGGTCTTCCCTGTTCGAAGTGCTTCTGCCGGATATGAATGGGAATGTGGCCACGAACAGCATCCTGCACCTTGCGCACGAAACGCACAACACACTGGTTTATGGCGGCAACGGAGAGCGCCTGATCGTGACCATCGGCGTGGATGATATGGTCATCGTGGACGGCGGGGATGTGCTTATGGTCTGCAAAACGGATCAGACTCAGAAGGTGCGCGATGTGGTGGAACACCTGAAAAAGCACCGGCAGGAAAAATACCTGTAG
- the rpsP gene encoding 30S ribosomal protein S16 has translation MVRIRLRRIGLKGQPTYRLVAADKESPRDGRFLEILGVYNPRTDPATIHLKEDRIYHWMKNGALPTDSVEQIFKTAGLTERFERFRKGESVEKLVAEAAEAEAKRAAPVRTRKD, from the coding sequence ATGGTTCGTATTCGTTTGCGTCGTATTGGTCTTAAAGGCCAACCCACGTACCGCCTGGTGGCTGCGGACAAGGAGTCCCCGCGCGATGGTCGCTTTTTGGAAATTTTGGGTGTGTACAACCCCCGGACCGATCCTGCGACAATCCACTTAAAGGAAGACCGCATCTATCATTGGATGAAGAACGGCGCCCTGCCGACGGATTCCGTGGAGCAGATCTTCAAAACCGCCGGCTTGACGGAGCGCTTTGAACGCTTTAGGAAGGGCGAATCGGTTGAAAAACTGGTCGCTGAAGCCGCCGAAGCCGAAGCCAAGCGCGCCGCACCCGTCAGGACCCGCAAGGACTAA
- the rimM gene encoding ribosome maturation factor RimM (Essential for efficient processing of 16S rRNA) yields the protein MTTQKQSGPPSGGPDYLAIGFLRRPHGVGGEIIMDVHTDFPQRIKSGRKIYIGEKHEAVTFDTVREHGDGLLVKFRGYGTPESVGRFRNQWVYVRSKEVPPLPEGQYYKYELVDLDVVEDNGNPLGRLVEILETGANDVYVVRDENGREILLPAIPSVILNVDMTRRMMKVHLLDGLIENRDS from the coding sequence ATGACCACACAAAAGCAATCAGGCCCGCCGTCAGGCGGGCCTGATTATTTGGCGATAGGATTCCTCCGCCGCCCGCATGGTGTCGGCGGTGAGATCATCATGGACGTGCATACCGATTTCCCGCAGCGCATCAAATCCGGCCGGAAGATTTACATCGGTGAAAAGCATGAGGCCGTCACATTTGACACAGTCCGCGAACATGGGGATGGGCTGCTGGTGAAATTCCGCGGATATGGCACGCCTGAATCTGTTGGGCGGTTCCGTAACCAGTGGGTGTACGTCCGGTCAAAGGAAGTGCCGCCGCTCCCCGAAGGTCAATATTACAAGTATGAATTGGTTGACCTGGACGTGGTGGAAGATAACGGCAATCCCCTCGGCAGACTGGTCGAAATTCTGGAAACCGGCGCGAACGATGTCTATGTCGTTCGGGATGAAAATGGCAGGGAAATTCTTCTGCCCGCCATTCCCTCGGTCATTCTTAATGTGGATATGACCCGCCGCATGATGAAAGTTCATCTGCTTGACGGATTGATCGAGAATCGGGATTCGTAA
- a CDS encoding KH domain-containing protein, which yields MKDLIEYIAKSLVEHPEDVDVKQSGGNRVRIELSVAKDDMGRVIGKGGKVANSIRALLRVAAERQGKQATLDVTEP from the coding sequence ATGAAAGACCTCATCGAATACATCGCCAAATCCCTCGTGGAACATCCCGAAGATGTTGACGTGAAACAGAGCGGCGGCAACCGCGTGCGCATTGAGCTTAGCGTTGCAAAGGATGACATGGGGCGCGTCATCGGCAAGGGCGGCAAGGTGGCGAACTCCATTCGTGCATTGTTGCGGGTGGCGGCGGAACGCCAGGGCAAGCAGGCCACGCTGGATGTGACGGAACCTTAA